A window of Ictalurus furcatus strain D&B chromosome 18, Billie_1.0, whole genome shotgun sequence contains these coding sequences:
- the ppp2r2bb gene encoding protein phosphatase 2, regulatory subunit B, beta b codes for MLSVPSHTALYMDEEIDTRTINSSFLRDHSYATEADIISTVEFNSTGELLATGDKGGRVVVFQREQESKNQPHRRGEYNVYSTFQSHEPEFDYLKSLEIEEKINKIRWLPQQNAAYFLLSTNDKTVKLWKISERDKRPEGYNLKYEDGRVRDPTTITALRVPVLRPMDLMVEATSRRVFSNAHTYHINSISVNSDNETYMSTDDLRINLWNLEITNRSFNIVDLKPANMEELTEVITAAEFHPNQCNTFIYSSSKGSIRLCDMRAAALCDNHCKFFEEPEDPVNRSFFSEIISSISDVKFSHSGRYLMTRDYLTVKVWDLNMENKPLETYQVHDYLRSKLCSLYENDCIFDKFECVWNGTDSVLMTGSYNNFFRMFDRNTKRDVTLEASRENSKPRAILKPRKVCVGGKRRKDEISMDSLDFGKKILHTAWHPSENIIAVAATNNLYIFQDKVN; via the exons CTGACATCATATCCACCGTTGAGTTCAACTCTACTGGGGAGCTACTTGCCACAGGGGACAAAGGAGGTCGAGTGGTGGTGTTCCAGAGAGAGCAGGAG AGTAAGAACCAGCCACACCGACGAGGGGAGTACAATGTTTACAGCACTTTTCAGAGCCACGAGCCCGAGTTCGACTACCTGAAAAGCTTGGAAATTGAGGAAAAGATCAACAAGATCCGCTGGCTGCCTCAGCAGAATGCTGCCTACTTCCTCCTCTCCACCAATG ATAAAACTGTCAAGTTATGGAAAATCAGTGAGAGAGACAAGCGACCAGAGGGTTATAACCTGAAGTATGAGGACGGCAGGGTGCGGGACCCCACCACCATCACAGCGCTGAGG GTGCCAGTGTTGAGGCCCATGGACCTGATGGTGGAGGCTACATCTCGGCGAGTGTTCTCCAATGCACACACCTATCACATCAACTCTATTTCAGTGAACAGTGACAACGAAACATATATGTCAACAGACGATCTTCGGATCAACCTGTGGAACCTGGAAATCACCAACAGAAGTTTCA ACATTGTAGATCTAAAACCAGCCAACATGGAAGAACTCACTGAAGTGATCACAGCAGCAGAGTTTCATCCCAACCAGTGCAACACGTTTATCTACAGCAGTAGCAAGGGTTCCATACGACTGTGTGACATGAGAGCAGCTGCACTCTGTGACAACCACTGCAAAT TCTTTGAGGAACCAGAAGACCCCGTTAATCGCTCCTTCTTCTCGGAGATTATTTCCTCCATCTCCGACGTGAAGTTCAGCCACAGTGGTCGTTATCTAATGACTCGTGACTACCTTACTGTTAAAGTATGGGATCTTAACATGGAGAACAAACCTCTGGAGACCTATCAG GTCCACGACTACCTGAGAAGTAAACTGTGCTCCCTCTATGAGAACGACTGTATTTTTGACAagtttgaatgtgtgtggaaTGGAACAGACAG TGTCCTGATGACCGGATCCTACAATAACTTCTTCCGCATGTTCGATCGTAACACCAAGCGCGATGTCACACTGGAGGCATCCAGGGAAAACAGCAAACCTCGAGCCATCCTCAAGCCACgcaaggtgtgtgtgggtggcaaGCGGCGTAAAGACGAGATCAGCATGGACAGCCTAGACTTCGGGAAGAAGATCCTTCACACGGCCTGGCACCCATCAGAGAACATCATCGCCGTGGCCGCCACCAACAACCTGTACATTTTCCAGGACAAGGTCAACTAG